One segment of Prionailurus bengalensis isolate Pbe53 chromosome D4, Fcat_Pben_1.1_paternal_pri, whole genome shotgun sequence DNA contains the following:
- the LOC122474259 gene encoding olfactory receptor 13C2, giving the protein MEWENQTILVEFFLKGLSGYPRLELLFFALILIMYVVILLGNGTLILISIWDPHLHTPMYFFLGNLSFLDICYTTTSIPSTLVSFLSERKTISFSGCAIQMFLGLAMGTTECVLLGMMAFDRYVAICNPLRYPVIMSKDSYVPMAVGSWIIGVINSAVQTAFVVQLPFCGNNVINHFSCEILAIMKLACADISGNEFIMLVATTLFILTPLLLIIISYTLIIVSILKIRSSEGRSKVFSTCSAHLTVVIIFYGTILFMYMKPKSKDTLNSEDLDATDKLISLFYGVITPMINPLIYSLRNKDVKEAVKHLLRRNVFNK; this is encoded by the coding sequence atggaatgggaaaatcAAACCATTCTGGTGGAATTCTTTTTAAAGGGACTTTCTGGCTACCCAAGGCTTGAGCTACTCTTTTTTGCACTGATCTTAATAATGTATGTTGTCATCCTTCTGGGCAATGGCACCCTTATTTTAATCAGCATCTGGGACCCCCACCTTCACACCCCTATGTACTTCTTCCTGGGGAACCTCTCCTTCTTGGACATCTGCTACACCACCACCTCCATTCCCTCCACACTGGTGAGCTTCCTCTCAGAAAGAAAGACCATATCCTTCTCTGGCTGTGCAATACAGATGTTTCTCGGCTTGGCCATGGGGACAACAGAGTGTGTGCTCCTGGGCATGATGGCCTTTGACCGGTATGTGGCTATCTGCAACCCTCTAAGATATCCTGTCATCATGAGCAAGGATTCCTATGTGCCCATGGCAGTTGGGTCCTGGATCATAGGAGTCATCAACTCTGCAGTACAAACCGCATTTGTAGTACAATTGCCTTTCTGTGGGAATAACGTCATCAATCATTTCTCCTGTGAAATTCTGGCTATCATGAAACTggcctgtgctgacatctcaggcAATGAGTTCATCATGCTCGTGGCTACAACACTGTTTATATTGACACCACTGTTATTAATCATTATCTCTTACACATTAATCATTGTCAGCATCCTCAAAATTCGCTCTTCTGAGGGGAGAAGCAAagttttctccacatgctcagcCCATCTGACTGTGGTGATAATATTCTATGGAACCATTCTCTTCATGTACATGAAGCCCAAGTCTAAAGACACACTTAATTCAGAGGACTTGGATGCTACTGACAAACTTATATCCTTGTTTTATGGGGTTATTACTCCTATGATTAATCCTTTAATCTACAGTCTTAGGAACAAGGATGTGAAGGAGGCAGTAAAACACCTATtgagaagaaatgtttttaataagtaa
- the LOC122474513 gene encoding olfactory receptor 13F1-like translates to MVKANLTVISNFIFLGFTPYPKVEVIIFVLCLLMYLITLLGNIILISITILDSHLHKPMYFFLSNLSFLDIWYTSSALTPMLTNFVSGKNTISFSGCATQMYFSLAMGSTECVLLSTMAYDRYVAICNPLRYPIIMNKRACVQIAAGSWMTGCLTALVETVSVLQLSLCGSSIINHFTCEILAVLKLVCVDTSRVQLIMLVISVLLLPMPMLLICVSYAFILSNILRISSVDGGSKAFSTCAAHLTVVVLFYGTALSMYLKPSAVDSQEIDKFMALVYAGLTPMLNPIIYSLRNKEVKVAVKKLLIRNPLCAFLIPHSKS, encoded by the coding sequence ATGGTCAAGGCAAACTTGACagtcatttccaattttattttcctggggTTTACTCCTTACCCCAAAGTTGAGGTCATCATATTTGTGCTGTGCTTGCTGATGTACCTGATCACCCTGCTGGGTAATATCATTCTGATCTCCATCACCATCCTGGATTCCCACCTACACAaacccatgtacttcttcctcagcAACCTCTCCTTTTTAGACATCTGGTACACCTCTTCTGCTCTCACTCCAATGCTGACAAACTTTGTTTCAGGGAAAAACACCATCTCATTCTCAGGATGTGCCACTCAGATGTACTTTTCTCTTGCCATGGGCTCCACTGAGTGCGTGCTCCTGTCCACGATGGCGTATGACCGGTATGTGGCCATCTGCAACCCTCTGAGATACCCCATCATCATGAACAAGAGGGCTTGTGTGCAGATTGCCGCTGGCTCCTGGATGACAGGCTGCCTCACCGCCCTGGTGGAAACAGTATCTGTGCTGCAGCTGTCTCTCTGTGGAAGTAGCATCATCAATCACTTCACTTGTGAAATTCTGGCTGTCTTGAAACTAGTTTGTGTGGATACTTCCAGGGTGCAGTTGATCATGCTGGTGATCAGCGTACTTCTTCTTCCTATGCCGATGCTCCTCATTTGTGTCTCTTACGCATTCATTCTCTCCAACATCCTGAGAATCAGCTCAGTGGATGGTGGAAGCAAAGCCTTTTCAACATGCGCAGCCCACCTGACTGTGGTGGTTTTGTTCTATGGGACAGCTCTCTCCATGTACCTGAAGCCCTCCGCTGTAGATTCACAGGAAATAGACAAATTTATGGCTTTGGTATATGCTGGATTAACCCCCATGTTGAATCCTATCATTTATAGTTTACGGAACAAAGAGGTAAAAGTAGCTGTGAAAAAATTGCTGATTAGGAACCCTCTGTGTGCTTTTTTAATCCCCCATAGCAAATCATAA
- the LOC122474339 gene encoding olfactory receptor 13C7-like: protein MDRTNWTEIEFILQGLSEYPKVEKLLFVMCLMMYLVILLGNSTLIILILLDSRLHTPMYFFLGNLSLLDICYTSSFTPSVLIHFLSQKKTISFTRCVVQMSVSYTMGSTECVLLAVMAYDRYVAICNPLRYPIIMSKALCIQMAALSWGLGFLNSLTETILAIRLPFCGKNVINHFVCEILAFVKLACADISLNEIAIMLGNVIFLFSPLLLICISYIFILSTVLRINSAEGRKKAFSTCSAHLTVVTVFYGTILFTYMKPKSKDSAFDKLITLFYGVVTPMLNPIIYSLRNTEVLGAMRKLMRRHWFWRKG from the coding sequence atggacaggACGAACTGGACAGAGATTGAGTTCATTCTGCAGGGACTTTCTGAGTACCCCAAAGTGGAAAAACTCCTTTTCGTCATGTGCTTGATGATGTACCTGGTGATCCTGCTGGGGAACAGCACCTTGATCATACTAATTCTCCTGGATTCCCGCCTCCAcacgcccatgtacttcttccttggTAATCTTTCCCTCCTAGACATTTGTTACACATCCTCCTTTACCCCCTCAGTGTTGATTCACTTCCTATCACAGAAAAAAACCATCTCCTTCACTAGGTGTGTTGTTCAGATGTCTGTCTCCTACACTATGGGGTCCACCGAGTGCGTGCTTCTAGCAGTGATGGCATATGACCGTTACGTGGCCATCTGTAACCCTCTGAGATACCCCATCATCATGAGCAAGGCACTTTGCATTCAGATGGCAGCCCTCTCCTGGGGACTAGGCTTTCTCAATTCACTGACAGAAACTATACTTGCAATACGGTTGCCCTTTTGTGGAAAAAATGTCATTAACCACTTTGTTTGTGAAATATTGGCCTTTGTCAAGCTGGCTTGCGCAGATATTTCCTTGAATGAGATTGCTATAATGTTGGGcaatgtaatatttttgttttctccattattGTTAATTTGTATCTCCTACATTTTCATCCTTTCTACTGTACTAAGAATCAAttcagcagaaggaagaaaaaaggcctTTTCTACCTGTTCAGCCCACTTAACAGTAGTGACTGTGTTTTATGGGACAATCCTCTTCACATATATGAAGCCAAAGTCCAAAGACTCTGCTTTTGACAAACTGATTACTCTATTCTATGGAGTAGTCACTCCCATGCTCAATCCTATCATCTATAGCCTGAGGAATACAGAGGTGCTTGGAGCTATGAGAAAATTGATGAGGAGACACTGGTTCtggagaaaaggatga